The nucleotide window TCAAGTATGGAATGAAGGAACTTATCACAAAGGCAGAAATGCTAACCATTGTCCTCAAAAATGACAAGGACCACTTCCCTCTGATCTTTAGTGAAGCCTCAGAGTGCATGCAGCTGGTTTTTGGCATTGAAGTGAAGGAAGTGGACCCCACTGGCCACTCCTTCATCCTTGTCACAAACCTGGGCCTCACCTATGATGGGATGCTCAATGATGCTGAGAGCCTGCCCAAGACTGGCATGCTGATATTTGTCCTGAGCATAATCTTCATGGAGGGCAACCGCGCCCTGGAAGCGGTCATCTGGGAAACACTAAATGTGTTagggctgcaggctgggagggAGCACTTCATTTATGGGGAGCCCCAGAAGCTCCTCAACCATGATTGGGTCCAGGAAGGGTACCTGGAGTACCGGAGGGTGCCCAACAGTGATCCTGCATGTTATGAGTTCTTGTGGGGTCCGAGGGCCCATGCTGAAATCAGCAAGATGAGTCTCTTAAAGTTTTTGGCCAAGATCAATGGGAGTGATCCTAGATCCTTCCCACTGTGGTATGAGGAGGCTTTgagagatgaggaagagagaGCCTGGACCAGAATTTCCCCCATAGATGATACTACTGCCATGGCCAGTGCAAGTTTTAGTGCCACCAGCAGCTTCTCCTACCCTAAGTAAAGTCAGGCAGATTCTTCACTGGGTTTTAAGAGGGaagtcaaataccacatgatctcactcatatgtagaacctaacaaaaaaaaaaagttgctatcatagaagtagagaagagaacagtggttaccagagactggggaaggaagagggtaGTCAATGGGTAAAAATTACGAtgagataggaagaataagttcaggTATTCTATAGCATAGTAGGTTGACTATAGTTAACTGTAAGGCATTGTATaatataaaagtgttttttatttccttatcatATTAGTACATtgtttctgtaaaattaaaaaatatatacctggATCTTGTTAGCTTATTCAAGTCAAAATTAAATTGTAATAAACAAAACCTTTGTTCACTGGTGAATTCCTTCCCCAAACATTCACTGAGTATCTGCTCTTTGGAAGACTGTGTTAATACAGGAGATACTACTGTAAGTTTGACTCACCCCCATCTATCTACCATCTACCATCTACCATAGGATAGTAGAGTCTAGGAGCTGCAGTCACTTAATTGAGGTGGTGAGATGTCCTCTAAATcctagaggaaaaggaagagggtgAGGGTGTGGGACTCCAGGAGAGAGCAGTCCTGCATGAATACCCTGAGCCAGGGTGGTTTGGGGCTTTGGGAAACTGCAGTTCCTTCTGTGGGAGTTAGTTGTAATGAAGCTGGGTGGTGGCAGGACCAGACTCTCAGGCCATGTGACTCGTGACTTAGGGCTGAGAGCAAAGCCTGGAATGGAGAACTGCCCTGAGCAGTTCCTTCTGGATGGTGAGCAAAGCAGAGAGGAATCTCCAGCTGGGACAGATGTGGAAGGTGTCCTGTACTCATGTCCCACTGCGATTGAGCATCATGCAAGAACCAAGTGATTGATACCCATCCTCTGCAAAGATTTCCTAAGAAATAAGGATTTCCTGAGAAATAAGCCTATGAATTGATGCCCAGAAGTCAGTTGACTCCATTAGAAAAGTAGTTCAATTAGTTTACCTTTAGTGTAATTTGGA belongs to Eulemur rufifrons isolate Redbay chromosome 30, OSU_ERuf_1, whole genome shotgun sequence and includes:
- the MAGEA10 gene encoding melanoma-associated antigen 10, which gives rise to MAPPSKRRRYMLEEGLWSRSETQGLVGAQDPSAVEEDTSSSSSTCSSSFPSSFTSYSSSPSSCYPLMSSTPEDISDIAGEPSPSQSPQAVCSSPTPITSTPLSQFDEGSSNQQKESPSTSQALENTESLSRNEIDEKVADLMQFLLFKYGMKELITKAEMLTIVLKNDKDHFPLIFSEASECMQLVFGIEVKEVDPTGHSFILVTNLGLTYDGMLNDAESLPKTGMLIFVLSIIFMEGNRALEAVIWETLNVLGLQAGREHFIYGEPQKLLNHDWVQEGYLEYRRVPNSDPACYEFLWGPRAHAEISKMSLLKFLAKINGSDPRSFPLWYEEALRDEEERAWTRISPIDDTTAMASASFSATSSFSYPK